The Candidatus Palauibacter australiensis genome includes a region encoding these proteins:
- a CDS encoding molecular chaperone TorD family protein, giving the protein MELFRALGALLDGPCGENRLIGHLLELGPVPDEPTHNDLFLFQLYPYSSAFLGTDGRMGGEARDRVAGFWRALGTTPPEDPDHLRALLGGYAWLVDAQHRGNGKSAQACRDARHAFLWEHLLSWVLPFLTKLRQIAPPFYREWADTLETLLFNESARLGPPTRRPLALREAKPVPDPRRTDGDSFFNALLSPVRSGLVLTRADLARAARDLGFGLRVGERAYILRSMMSQGPRATLDWLACEARDWARLHDRGGATAPEVADFWTHRVTATGRLLSDLSTDIGADLDSDLSADVQNG; this is encoded by the coding sequence ATGGAGCTGTTTCGCGCCCTCGGCGCGCTTCTCGATGGCCCGTGCGGGGAGAATCGGCTCATCGGCCACCTCCTCGAACTGGGTCCGGTGCCGGACGAGCCCACGCACAACGACCTCTTCCTCTTCCAACTTTATCCGTACTCCTCCGCCTTCCTGGGGACGGACGGCCGCATGGGCGGGGAGGCGCGCGACCGCGTCGCCGGCTTCTGGCGCGCGCTCGGGACGACGCCCCCGGAGGATCCGGATCACCTTCGGGCCCTGCTGGGGGGCTACGCCTGGCTCGTGGATGCCCAGCACAGGGGAAACGGCAAGTCGGCCCAGGCCTGTCGCGACGCGCGGCACGCCTTCCTCTGGGAGCACCTGCTCTCGTGGGTCCTCCCCTTTCTCACCAAGCTGCGGCAGATCGCGCCCCCGTTCTACCGGGAGTGGGCCGACACGCTCGAGACCCTCCTCTTCAACGAATCCGCCCGCCTCGGGCCGCCGACGCGACGCCCGCTCGCGCTCCGCGAGGCGAAGCCGGTGCCCGACCCGCGGCGGACCGATGGGGACAGCTTCTTCAACGCCCTCCTGAGCCCCGTCCGCAGCGGGCTCGTCCTCACGCGGGCGGACCTCGCGAGAGCCGCGCGCGACCTCGGCTTCGGTCTCCGCGTGGGCGAGCGCGCCTACATCCTCCGGTCCATGATGTCGCAGGGGCCCCGCGCGACCCTGGACTGGCTCGCATGCGAGGCGCGGGACTGGGCGCGTCTTCACGACCGCGGGGGGGCTACGGCGCCGGAAGTCGCGGATTTCTGGACACACCGCGTGACCGCGACGGGTCGCCTCCTCAGCGACCTGAGCACCGATATCGGCGCCGACCTCGACTCCGACCTCAGCGCCGACGTACAGAATGGCTGA
- a CDS encoding AI-2E family transporter, whose translation MADAGGNPPLHPGRFRAIFLLLLVVGISLLFLQMIRTFLTALFLGAILSGLMYPAYRTLCRWFGGREGLASFAAVGLFVILLIGPVTAFLGIVANQAVHVTQTAGPWIENLQAQLRQPGGLDELLDRIPWLDSLRPYQEQLLQRLGEVARSVGSFAVDWLAGVTTATVRVVFLLLLMLYAMFFFLKDGRGVLHKVLYYLPLSDEDERRMLDRFVSVTRAMVKGTFLIGIVQGALAGLAFWVVGIPSAAFWGTVMAVLSIVPGIGSALVWLPAAIYLLAADQVVGGIGLILWCGLVVGTLDNLMRPWLVGRDTRMPDLMILLGTLGGLIAFGMAGVLIGPIVAALFITVWELYGESFREVLPATAFGASAPAEAGAGEPASDAAAAAGPKADAAVAAAQDSPPEAAQPGASPPEP comes from the coding sequence ATGGCTGACGCCGGCGGGAACCCGCCCCTCCATCCGGGGCGTTTCCGCGCCATCTTCCTTCTCCTGCTCGTCGTCGGGATCAGCCTCCTCTTCCTCCAGATGATCCGGACGTTCCTCACGGCGCTCTTCCTGGGGGCGATCCTCAGCGGCCTCATGTACCCCGCCTACCGCACCCTCTGCCGGTGGTTCGGCGGAAGGGAGGGGCTGGCCTCCTTCGCCGCGGTCGGGCTGTTCGTGATCCTCCTCATCGGGCCGGTCACGGCGTTCCTCGGCATCGTCGCGAACCAGGCCGTGCACGTCACGCAAACGGCGGGCCCGTGGATCGAGAATCTGCAGGCTCAGCTGCGGCAGCCGGGCGGGCTCGACGAGCTGCTCGACCGGATTCCCTGGCTGGATTCGCTACGACCATACCAGGAGCAGCTCCTCCAGAGGCTGGGAGAAGTCGCGAGGTCCGTCGGGAGTTTCGCGGTCGACTGGCTCGCCGGTGTTACGACGGCCACCGTGCGGGTCGTCTTCCTCCTGCTGCTGATGCTGTACGCCATGTTCTTCTTCCTGAAGGACGGCCGCGGCGTGCTGCACAAGGTCCTCTACTACCTCCCGCTCTCCGACGAAGACGAGCGCCGCATGCTCGACCGCTTCGTCTCCGTGACGCGGGCGATGGTGAAGGGGACGTTTCTCATCGGCATCGTGCAGGGCGCGCTGGCCGGGCTCGCCTTCTGGGTGGTGGGCATTCCGTCCGCCGCCTTCTGGGGCACGGTCATGGCGGTCCTCTCGATCGTGCCGGGGATCGGGTCCGCGCTCGTGTGGCTGCCCGCCGCGATCTACCTGCTCGCCGCCGACCAGGTCGTCGGCGGCATCGGGCTCATCCTGTGGTGCGGTCTCGTGGTGGGGACGCTGGACAACCTCATGCGCCCCTGGCTCGTCGGGCGCGACACCCGGATGCCGGACCTGATGATCCTGCTCGGCACCCTCGGCGGGCTCATCGCCTTCGGCATGGCCGGCGTACTCATTGGCCCCATCGTCGCGGCGCTCTTCATCACCGTGTGGGAACTCTACGGCGAGTCCTTCCGGGAGGTGCTGCCGGCCACGGCCTTCGGCGCGTCGGCGCCCGCGGAGGCCGGTGCCGGAGAGCCGGCGTCGGATGCCGCCGCGGCGGCCGGGCCGAAAGCCGACGCGGCCGTAGCCGCTGCGCAGGATTCCCCGCCGGAAGCTGCCCAGCCGGGTGCCTCCCCACCCGAGCCCTAG
- a CDS encoding TIGR00366 family protein, translating to MSGRPLDRLRESGAALSRVTERWVPDAWVILMSLTVIALLLAVTGGGASIPEAGLAWGAGVWTLLELAMQFSIIMVAAHACASSPPMYRMLDRLAGLPNPERPVQAVALAAGFSMAAGYLNWAFGLVGSALFVPFILKRNPRADVRLVIAAAYMGIGTVWQSGLSSSAPLIMATPGNPLLEPGAGAPVVGRLYPVTETLFHPFNLGYAAVMLLVGLVAAMALHPHRDAVTLTEAEVDEILPAPPPPARAGTTPAERLDRFRGWTLLAAVLLAYPLIHSIVTRGFGASWTINAYNTVFLAVALLLHGRPTSFLRACRHGVSSAWGIILQFPFYAGIFGVIQNTNLGSWLGEQFAAVATTRLYPLVVYVYSGIMSMFIPSAGSKWMIEAPYVIPAGEALDVSVMTVLLAYAYGDSAFNLIHPFWALPILAVTRRRFGEILGYAFLLWLATILLGVATMLVIPIRW from the coding sequence ATGAGCGGGCGCCCGCTGGACCGGCTACGCGAGAGCGGCGCGGCGCTCTCCCGCGTCACGGAGCGCTGGGTGCCCGACGCGTGGGTGATCCTCATGTCGCTCACCGTGATTGCGCTCCTCCTCGCGGTCACGGGCGGCGGTGCTTCGATCCCGGAGGCGGGGCTCGCGTGGGGCGCCGGGGTCTGGACGCTGCTCGAACTGGCGATGCAGTTCTCGATCATCATGGTGGCGGCCCACGCGTGTGCCTCGTCCCCCCCGATGTACCGGATGCTCGACCGCCTCGCCGGGCTCCCGAACCCCGAACGCCCCGTGCAGGCGGTGGCCCTCGCCGCCGGATTCTCGATGGCGGCCGGCTATCTCAACTGGGCGTTCGGGCTCGTCGGGTCCGCGCTCTTCGTCCCGTTCATCCTCAAGCGCAACCCGCGGGCCGACGTGCGCCTCGTCATCGCCGCGGCGTACATGGGCATCGGGACCGTGTGGCAGAGCGGCCTCTCCAGCTCCGCTCCGCTCATCATGGCCACGCCCGGCAACCCCCTGCTCGAGCCGGGCGCCGGCGCTCCGGTCGTGGGCCGTCTCTATCCGGTCACCGAGACGCTCTTTCATCCCTTCAACCTCGGGTACGCCGCCGTCATGCTGCTCGTGGGACTCGTGGCCGCGATGGCGCTCCACCCGCACCGCGACGCTGTCACCCTCACCGAGGCGGAGGTCGACGAGATCCTCCCCGCGCCCCCGCCGCCGGCGCGCGCGGGGACGACCCCGGCCGAGCGCCTCGACCGCTTCCGAGGCTGGACGCTGCTTGCCGCCGTCCTCCTCGCGTATCCCCTCATCCACTCGATCGTCACCCGCGGTTTCGGCGCGAGCTGGACCATCAACGCGTACAACACGGTCTTCCTCGCCGTGGCGCTCCTCCTCCACGGCCGGCCGACGTCGTTCCTGAGGGCCTGCCGCCACGGGGTGTCCTCAGCGTGGGGGATCATCCTCCAGTTTCCCTTCTACGCCGGCATCTTCGGCGTCATCCAGAACACGAACCTGGGAAGCTGGCTCGGCGAGCAGTTCGCCGCCGTCGCCACGACGCGGCTCTACCCCCTCGTGGTCTACGTCTATTCGGGCATCATGAGCATGTTCATCCCCTCGGCGGGCTCCAAGTGGATGATCGAGGCGCCGTACGTGATCCCCGCCGGCGAGGCGCTCGATGTGTCCGTCATGACCGTCCTCCTCGCGTACGCCTACGGAGACTCCGCCTTCAACCTCATCCACCCGTTCTGGGCGCTCCCCATCCTCGCGGTGACGCGGCGCCGCTTCGGGGAGATCCTCGGCTACGCCTTCCTCCTCTGGCTGGCGACGATCCTGCTCGGGGTCGCGACCATGCTCGTGATCCCGATCCGCTGGTGA
- a CDS encoding histidine phosphatase family protein has protein sequence MKTLLILRHAKSSWDHPGLRDHDRPLNPRGRRDAPRMGRFLAERDLVPDRIVSSTAVRARTTAELAAAEFGEEVEIETTHDLYGASPDGYIEVAEVMGGTAERLMLVGHNPGITSLVWHLTGEGEYMPTAAVAAVELDIDDWAELGVARRGRLIGCWRPKGLPPD, from the coding sequence ATGAAGACCCTGCTCATCCTCCGGCACGCGAAGTCCTCCTGGGACCATCCCGGACTCCGCGACCACGACCGCCCGCTGAATCCCCGCGGCCGTCGCGACGCGCCCCGCATGGGGCGCTTCCTCGCGGAACGCGACCTCGTGCCCGACCGCATCGTGAGTTCGACCGCCGTCCGCGCGCGCACCACGGCGGAACTCGCGGCGGCGGAGTTCGGCGAGGAGGTGGAGATCGAGACGACGCATGACCTCTACGGCGCCTCTCCCGACGGCTACATCGAGGTCGCGGAAGTGATGGGGGGAACGGCGGAGCGCCTCATGCTCGTCGGGCACAACCCGGGCATCACCTCCCTCGTCTGGCACCTGACGGGCGAGGGCGAGTACATGCCGACCGCCGCCGTCGCCGCGGTGGAACTCGACATCGACGACTGGGCCGAACTCGGCGTGGCCAGGCGCGGCCGCCTGATCGGCTGCTGGCGCCCCAAGGGGCTCCCGCCGGACTGA